One segment of Panicum virgatum strain AP13 chromosome 3K, P.virgatum_v5, whole genome shotgun sequence DNA contains the following:
- the LOC120697409 gene encoding serine/threonine-protein phosphatase BSL1 homolog, translated as MGTAGKGAWVVPAPAYREVEGWEGVGEDAPGFRCGHSLTAVAPTKGHGPRLILFGGATAIEAGASSGLPGIRLAGVTNSVHSYDVEKRRWTRLHPAGEPPSPRAAHSAAAVGTMVVFQGGIGPAGHSTDDLYVLDLTNDKFKWHRVVVQGAGPGPRYGHCMDLVAQRYIVTVSGNDGKLVLSDAWALDTAQKPYRWQKLNPEGDRPSARMYATASSRSDGMLLLCGGRDASGTPLSDAYGLLMHTNGQWEWTLAPGVSPSPRYQHAAVFVGARLHVTGGVLRGGRAIEGEGAIAVLDTAAGVWLDRNGIVTSRTLKSSNEHDASSDLLRRCRHAAASVGAQIYIYGGLRGDILLDDFLVAENAPFQSEITSSMYNADRVPRGESPNRNHNYYSDSPVQQSSNNSTDKKSIDMLIEASTAEAEAVSAVWRAAKEASAASSEDSLSEGIGSESPLSETSPMPEDFDDGGSLEPDVKLHSRAVVVAKEAVGDLGCLVRQLSLDQFENESRRMHPSSNDQSYPGRRALNRQRSPQGLHKKIISFLLKPRNWRAPADRTFFLDSYEVGELCYAAEQIFMQEPTVLQLKAPIKVFGDLHGQFGDLMRLFDEYGFPSTAGDITYIDYLFLGDYVDRGQHSLETITLLLALKIEYPENVHLIRGNHEAADINALFGFRLECIERMGESDGIWAWTRFNQLFNYLPLAAMIEKKIICMHGGIGRSINTVEQIEKLERPITMDVGSIILMDLLWSDPTENDSVEGLRPNARGPGLVTFGPDRVTEFCKRNKLQLIIRAHECVMDGFERFAHGQLITLFSATNYCGTANNAGAILVVGRGLVVVPKLIHPLPPPVNSPESSPERGDATWMQELNIQRPPTPTRGRPQAAGDRNSLAYI; from the exons aTGGGGACGGCGGGGAAGGGCGCGTGggtggtgccggcgccggcgtacaGGGAGGTGGAGGGGTGGGAGGGCGTGGGGGAGGACGCCCCGGGCTTCAGGTGCGGTCACTCGCTCACCGCCGTCGCGCCCACCAAGGGCCACGGCCCGCGGCTCATCCTCttcggcggcgccaccgccatcGAGGCCGGCGCGTCCTCGGGCCTCCCCGGCATCA GACTCGCGGGGGTGACAAATTCGGTGCACTCGTACGATGTGGAGAAGCGGAGGTGGACAAG GTTGCATCCCGCTGGAGAACCTCCATCACCAAGGGCCGCGCATTCTGCAGCCGCTGTGGGCACCATGGTTGTTTTCCAG GGTGGCATTGGACCAGCAGGGCATTCGACGGATGATCTCTATGTCCTTGACCTCACAAACGACAAGTTTAAATGGCACAG GGTTGTGGTTCAGGGGGCTGGTCCTGGTCCTCGCTATGGTCATTGCATGGATTTGGTAGCTCAACGTTATATTGTCACCGTTTCGGGAAATGATG GAAAACTGGTCTTATCAGATGCTTGGGCTTTGGATACTGCACAGAAACCATATAGGTGGCAGAAACTTAACCCTGAGGGCGATAGACCTTCAGCAAGGAT GTATGCTACTGCCAGTTCACGTTCTGATGGCATGCTTTTACTTTGTGGTGGAAGGGATGCTTCTGGAACG CCACTTTCTGATGCTTATGGACTACTGATGCATACCAATGGCCAGTGGGAGTGGACTCTAGCTCCGGGGGTATCTCCATCTCCAAGATATCAGCATGCAGCT GTTTTTGTTGGTGCTCGGTTGCATGTTACTGGAGGTGTCCTTAGAGGAGGGAGAGCTATTGAAGGAGAGGGCGCAATAGCAG TCCTCGACACCGCTGCTGGAGTTTGGTTGGATAGAAATGGCATTGTGACCTCTCGCACTTTAAAATCATCTAATGAGCATGATGCTTCTTCGGATCTACTTCGTCGATGTCGTCATGCAGCTGCCTCTGTCGGTGCTCAGATATACATTTATGGTGGACTGAGGGGAG ATATCCTCCTTGATGATTTCCTTGTTGCTGAGAATGCACCTTTCCAATCAGAAATCACTTCATCTATGTACAATGCTGATAGAGTCCCACGGGGGGAATCTCCAAATAGAAATCATAATTATTACTCGGATTCACCtgtccagcaatcttcaaataaCAG CACGGACAAAAAGTCGATTGACATGTTGATAGAGGCCTCAACTGCGGAAGCTGAAGCTGTAAGCGCTGTATGGCGAGCTGCTAAGGAAGCATCTGCAGCATCTTCAGAAGACAGTCTTTCAGAGGGAATAGGATCTGAGTCCCCACTGAGTGAAACTTCGCCAATGCCTGAAGATTTTGATGATGGGGGCTCCCTAGAACCTGATGTGAAACTACATTCTAGAGCA GTTGTAGTTGCTAAAGAAGCAGTAGGTGATTTAGGATGCTTGGTCAGACAGCTTTCACTCGATCAATTTGAGAATGAAAGTAGACGAATGCACCCTTCAAGCAATGACCAATCTTATCCAGGGAGGAGAGCATTAAATAGACAACGATCGCCACAAGGTTTGCATAAGAAG ATTATTTCGTTCTTACTTAAGCCAAGGAATTGGAGAGCTCCTGCTGATAGAACCTTTTTCCTTGACTCTTACGAAGTTGGCGAGCTATGCTATGCTGCTGAGCAGATTTTTATGCAAGAGCCAACTGTTTTACAATTAAAAGCACCAATTAAAGTATTTGGTGATCTTCATGGGCAGTTTGGGGACCTAATGCGCCTTTTCGATGAATATGGTTTCCCATCAACTGCTGGTGACATAAC GTACATTGATTATCTCTTCTTGGGAGACTATGTTGACCGAGGCCAGCACAGCTTAGAAACAATAACTTTGCTCCTTGCTCTTAAA ATTGAGTACCCGGAAAATGTGCACTTGATCAGGGGAAATCATGAAGCTGCTGACATCAACGCTCTTTTTGGCTTCCGCCTTGAATGCATTGAGAGAATG GGTGAAAGTGACGGGATATGGGCTTGGACAAGATTCAATCAGCTGTTCAATTATCTCCCACTTGCTGCCATGatagaaaagaaaataatttgCATGCATGGTGGCATTGGAAGGTCAATAAACACCGTGGAGCAAATTGAGAAACTTGAAAGGCCTATTACAATGGATGTTGGGTCCATTATCCTCATGGACCTCTTATG GTCTGATCCTACAGAGAATGATAGCGTCGAGGGTTTGAGACCAAATGCACGAGGACCTGGCTTAGTGACATTTGGG CCTGATCGAGTAACAGAGTTCTGTAAGCGAAACAAATTGCAATTGATCATAAGAGCCCATGAGTGTGTTATGGATGGGTTTGAGCGTTTTGCTCATGGGCAATTGATCACTTTGTTTTCAGCAACTAATTATTGTG GTACTGCGAACAATGCTGGGGCCATACTTGTGGTTGGCAGGGGCTTAGTTGTTGTACCAAAGTTAATTCATCCACTTCCACCGCCTGTTAATTCACCTGAGTCCTCCCCTGAACGTGGGGATGCCACATGGATGCAG GAACTTAATATTCAGCGGCCACCTACTCCAACCAGAGGGCGGCCACAAGCTGCCGGTGACAGGAATTCTCTTGCTTACATATGA